The sequence below is a genomic window from Bombus fervidus isolate BK054 chromosome 2, iyBomFerv1, whole genome shotgun sequence.
TTgtattgtttataattttgtagttGTATGCAAGGTGAATTGTAAATATTGCTTTTGAGAGAAGATTCAAAATTTACAATAGAGGGATTTGTACTCTTTATAGTTTTgtagaaataagaaatatgaACTTTAGacattgttttttaaaagaaGAGACAAACGATAATAGAAAGATGAAAGTTGagatgatttttatatttcttatagcTTTGCACAAGTACGGGAGAAACGAATTATAATCATTGTTACTGGAAAAGATATGTCTCTATATTTCAATAGCTTGGCAAAAGTTCATAAGATGTTACAAAATCAGTTAAAAATCTGCAGCTGGTGTTACGCTATGTTAACAAGCAGCACCTGCCCACTGAGACCTTATTTGCATCCCTGTTCCAGCTGTTTCAtccatttacataaattattctcACGATACAATATCACAGCGTCTAAACTAAAAACATTGGAAAGGCAAAAATGCAAACTTTCAAACTGTAACTTTCAAGTACTATACATGACCTGTTTAACTGTAACACATAAGGAGAGTCAATCGAGTCAGTCATACTATACAGACAACAAGTCAATAAGTTCCTTCTGTATGTTGCCTATTGTAGAGTCTAATATCATCAGACCACTTTTCAAAGAGGTCTCATTAACTGGCTTTTATTAACCTGTCTAATCTTTTCAACAGGTTAAACGGAATCTTCAGAGGAGAAACTATAATCCATACGATGAGTAAGATTGTCAAACAATTGAAAATAGAGGAAAGCAAAAGAAGAGTTAAACGTTGAACGAAGAAGTTTGGATTAGATTGGACATTTCTTCGCCAcaatataaactattacgtgaTGGTAAACGAGGTTGCATAAACTAACTTCATTGAGATTGAGTCAACTGTACTTATCTTTAATATACAACTCAAATTGTATAGTTGAATGATTATAGTCACCTTCAGTATATCTAGCGTAATTGGAAGTTTGACATTGGTTTTATATAGCGAGTGCTCGTAACTCGCTATATAAAACCAATGTTTGATTGTAAGTCATCTTTAGTATATACATTACATGAGTACATTGTTTAATTATAGTCACTTTAATTAAGATACTACAACTCTATATATCGGGTGTACGCAGTACTCTTACCACGTCGAGTTAATTCGTTAATTGTTTCTTATAGGCTTACAAGATCCTccaaataaaagttaaaatctgaatttataaattaatttggcAATTATGTCACTCAATCTAATTCAAGTTTATTAATGGTAAGACACTTGATTCCATCTATTATTTAACAGTGAAATTATggcaatatttataatatctgaTATCTTCCAGGACTTTACAATGGCAGTTAAGAGTTAAGAATCATATTACTAAAGATTGTGTGGTACAGCGTATGTTCTAACTATAAAGTTCAAAGGTCAGTAGCACAGAAGTCATCGACAGTCGTGTACGTCAGACACGTTACGTCACTTCGAATCGACGTTCTGCTATTGTCACGCGTATATCTGCGCATTCACGAGCAATTACCCGGGGTGGGGTAATCCCGTTAGGCGACGTACAGCTTCCACGGGGGAGGATCAAAGGACTCGCTATTCCAAGCTGCTGCACTCTTTGGTTGTTCCAGTCGTCGCTACAATGCTACTGGGGCCTGCAAGAAGGGGAATCATCCACGTCTACGTCGTTCCTCGACTTTGTTGGAACTTTGGGCAACTTCCTAATGCACACCTCTGTTCAACCAACGCCGCTACGCAGCTTCGTACAATTATCGTTACTATTCCGTTTCCGTACCTTTCCCATATTTTTAGCCCTTTATATCTGAATTTCCGGTTTCGTTTTTCTGCCATAAGGGTTACCAAATCCTCTTGATATTGTCTTTGCATCGTCGTTGGAATGTTTCGGATCGAGGTAGATTGCATAATACATCCTGAATTTCTATGGAATTAGAAAATGAGTGGATTTTTAGATCCTGATGATGTGGCGAAGATTAAAATAGTAAAGAATTCTTACTGGAACTGGACCTATCAGagatattttggatattttgttcTCACGattagtaaaaatattcagGTACTTTTATCTCTTGAACTAATTATTGTCGTTTATTGAAACAGagacattattattattatatatgccTGTCTACTTTTATTACAACATCTGTATATTAACGTACTTAGGTATCTACTATTATCAAGATCAAcgctaatattttaataagtaCAGAAACTTGAAAGGAAACATTTATATCGGAAATTAACTTGGATTCGTGAGTACATTCTTACTGTAATTGAACCTACCTTTAGGGGCTACATAATTTTCTTAGACATTTCATAAGTACTTCCTGTATAcgtgatttttaattattttcagagAAACTGACGCGGTACACGCTAAATCTTCTGTACTTATACGGTTAGCAGAGAACGTGGCAGCGCGGTGGAAAAATTCTGCAACGCGACACGAGACGGCAATCGCTTAATTGTGATTAATTGCGGTTTTACCAGGAAAAGATCGCGTTGTAACGCGCGGCCCGATTACCCGGCGCGAGTCGCTCAAGCGATTCGCTTGCTCGCGCAACTTTAAAGAGCCAGTTGCGTGCAATGCTTGTTTCCTTACTTTCACGCATCGTATCGAAACTATGGCCCTCTTGATTTCTCAGCCATTCTACTCGATCGTGCATGTTGATCCTTTTTCACGATAACGCTTAAGACCATCCTCTTCCTACCTCTGGTTGACCGCCGCAAATAACTTTATTGCggcaattaaaattatcgcTGTCCAGGTTAAATCATTTggtattataacattttttcacgaTAAGCTTGTTTCTCTtaaattcttattatatacgtttatggaaatgtattttcattattttgccAGATTAACACACGCACAAATGTGCTGTCTCTTTTGGAGTTTACTTTTTTAGAGAAGATCCAATAttctgtacaaatattttctttaggTTTTTGATGCTTCCTAATCCTATTCACCTTACAAGTTTTTGCTAGGAACCACATTAGTTCTATAGGTATGTATAAATTGTAGCTTGGTAGCTCTAGCGTTAATTGAACGGTACACGATGTTGTGTTTgatttaaatgtaaaagaatATTGAAATCTCTGCGCACAATAATTATATCTAACTTATAATTCCTCTAACTTCTAAAGTATAACAAAATTTTGCATACATGTATGATTggcttttaaattattttccagaAGGCTCTGTAATTATATCATTCTTAATGTTCATATTAAAGGAAAATGTCCCATGAACCGCAATACAATTTATCTGCATCACGTTCAAGATGAATACAACGTATAAGCTTAAGGTAGATTTATTTCATCTATTAGTCTCTAAAGTCCCATTAACCACCAAACTATACATAAGAAGACCTtgcattaaaattcatatgaATTAAAAGTGCAATATGCTTTTATAAGGTACGATGGAAGGAGGAAAGTTTCGATGCCTATTGCTGCGACATCCGGTTTCCGGGCAAGTGAAATGGCGAatggaataatttaatatagggGCGATACAAGGGCCAAAGCGATCGGTCTAATCGTGTCTGAACGAGGTTAAAACACCGGCACCCGCCGCTCTTATTTACGTCCGACAATAAGTCAATTCATCACTCTGCGATTTGACCTTAAGTGGTATCACTGACTCATACACACAGCCGTCTGGAGCGGTGTGCCTATTTCGGGCATAAATCACTGTTGCCCGTGCGGTGCGTAATAATGAACAAGCGAGCGTAGCACGCGACCCTTTAAACGTGCTGGCTGGAAAACGAGTGGCTCGTAAGGTAACAGGGATTAGCTTTGGTCCCTGTGTGTCCCTGCTCAATCCTGAAAACGTTACGGGCCGCGAAATTCTTCGCCCGTATCAGGTCACGTAAAAATGCAATTTTACGAGTACGTAGGATTACAAACTAGGGACCAGGCTATGCAGATAACAATGAAGATAAAGAAATGGACTTTTATTGCTTGATAAATTGGTAAAACTAACGTACAATCAGTTTAGATATTTTAGAAGTATTGTGGTcgaaggaatatttttataacggtAACTCTAGAATTTGAATTGCGAGGGAAAAATTGTCTCTAGTAAACGCATGCAGTCAGTGATGCAATTGCACTCATGCGAAGCGCGTTTGCTCAGACAAATAGAAGATATCAGGGAAGATACCACCTTTATCGTAGTACcgtgtaattatttatgtttaagCTTTAATTCGTGTTAAGTTGTTGGTAAGCaagtaacaaataaataattaatcagcGAAGAACTTGGTTAATGATTAGTTCTGTATGTTAAGGGGCACCATAGGCAGTTAATGAAGGGTAGAATACTCTGGTAATATAAAGATGCACCGAAGAAAATCTATTACGTCTGTTACACCAGTTGATGATTAACATAGAATGCCTATGACTTTTCTATCTAGTCGTcttaagtaattaattatacaaattcacCATTACTACTATTCCGACTTATCAATACCAGGGGTATCTTGTACGATAATATATTACtagataataatattagttgaTTAACAAATAAcaggttgtacgttataaatttctattgctCGTTTCTATTGCTACCTTGCATTAAATACAAGGCAATTAAGACAATTAGACAGACTTTgctttacttattttattaccaAATTTGTTACTATTATGCTGGAACTGAAACGTTGCAGGTCAAAAGTAAGATCCAAAGTCCTTTACCGAAGGTACGAAGTATAAAAACTACATTGCCGTGGCAATGTCAGAAGTCGCGACATTTTAGCCGAATGGCAGCGGGAGACGCGGATAAACCAGGAAGTACGGGGAACCGACCGGATCTGGCGAAGTTCTGGCACGGATTTCGTTCACAGGCTCGTGGCCCACGGCCACGAAAACCCGGGAGACATGGATCGTGGGCAACAAGTCACCGGGAAACGGCGCGTGACCGCCACATTCACGCTGCCAGATTTACGACAATAAAAATGGGCGCCACCGAATGGAGGATCGTCCTTTCGCCGGGTAAACAATACCGTTGATAGAATTATGGCCTTGTCGTTCGATTTTCGATGCGACGATCTCCTCGAGCGACTCCCTGTAGCATTGTGTCCTTTTTCCAGCCTGTATCGAGGAATCGATTCGCTTTATCGGGCAACAATTACGACACCGCAACGGCAATCACCATGTTTCAAAGGATGACTTCGATGTGGAAACGATTATCTTGATCAGAGTAATTAGCAGATTGCTTGGGCTCAGGTAGACTTcccaatattaaatttattgtttgaGAAACATTCGACGGTATTAAATGTTTGGTATTAACTATAGTTGTTGTGGGAGTATGGAAAAGGGGAAGAAGATAATGAAAGGATATTTGGAACTGTTCAATGTTCAATCATTTTCATTGTCCATTGTGTAATGGACGACGAGGAATTTGCG
It includes:
- the LOC139998168 gene encoding uncharacterized protein isoform X1, with protein sequence MAAGDADKPGSTGNRPDLAKFWHGFRSQARGPRPRKPGRHGSWATSHRETARDRHIHAARFTTIKMGATEWRIVLSPACIEESIRFIGQQLRHRNGNHHVSKDDFDVETIILIRVISRLLGLSCCGSMEKGKKIMKGYLELFNVQSFSLSIV
- the LOC139998168 gene encoding uncharacterized protein isoform X2, whose amino-acid sequence is MSGFLDPDDVAKIKIVKNSYWNWTYQRYFGYFVLTISKNIQVSTIIKINANILISTET